GGAGGCGACCGAGGAGCCGGTGCTGAAGGAGATCTGCAAGCTCATCGCCGCCGACGAGTACCGGCACTTCAAGCTCTTCTACGACCACATGAAGCGCTACCTGGCGCGGGAGAAGCTGAGCTTCCTGCAGCGGCTGCGCGTGGCCGCCGGGCGCATCGGCGAGTCCGAGGACGACGAGCTGGCCTTCGCCTTCCATTGCGGCAATGACGCCGTCGGCGTGCCTTATGACCATAACCGCTGCATCGCCGGCTATATGGGCCATGCGATGGGCTACTACCGCTACCGCCATATCGAGCGCGGCATGGGCATGGTGTTCAAGTCCATTGGCCTGCAGCCGCGCGGCCGGCTCTCCAGCCTCGCGGCCAAGGGGGCGTGGCGCCTGCTCTGCTGGCGGCGCGACAAGTTCAAGCGGGAGATGGTCGTGGCCAACGAGAACCTCGCCAGCCGCCAGCGGGCCGCGGCCTGAGCGCGCGGCTCACCCGTCGCGGCGCCCTGGCGGCGGCCCTGGTCGGACTGTCCGGGACGGGCATGGGCCAGCCGGACCGGCCGGGGCTAGGGGTTCTGGCACGCGGCAACGGCATCACATTCGGCACTGCCGTGCAGGGCGGGCTGCTGTCGAGGGACAGCGACTACGCCAGCGCCATCGGGCGCGAGGCGGCGATCCTCGTGCCGGAATACGAGGGCAAGTGGGGTAGCCTGCAACCCGCCGAAGGCCGGTTCGACACCGGGCCGCTGGACAGCGTCCTGGCCTGGGGGCGCGTTCACTCCAGGCCGGTGCGGGGCCATGCGCTGATCTGGCACCAGGATCTGCCGGACTGGACGCAGCGGGCCATGATGGAAAGCCCTCAGCGCGCCCGCGCCGTGATGGAGGCGCATTTCGGCACCGTGCTGGGCCATACCCGCCAGCAGATCCGTGACTGGGACGTGGTCAACGAGGTCATCGCCGACCCGCCGGGCAGCGACACGCCGCAGACGGTGGGTGGCGACCTGCGGGACACTCCCTGGCTGCGCGCGCTCGGCCCTTCCTATATTGAGACGGCGCTGCGGATGGCGCGGGAGCGGGACCCGACGCTCCGCCTGACCCTGAATGAATACGGCATCGAGGAAGATACCCCCGATGCCGCGGAGAAGCGGCGCCGGCTGCTGGCCCTGGTGCGGGACCTGCTGGAGCGGAATGTTCCGCTGGATGCCATCGGGCTGCAGGCGCATCTGCAACTGGCCAAGCCCTTCAACCCGGCGGTGCTGAGCGGCTTCATCAAGGAGCTGCGGGCGGCCGGGCTTTCCGTGCTGGTCACCGAGCTGGATGTTCGGGAGACCTGGGACGCGCCGCAGGACCTCGCCGCCCGGGACGCGCTGGTGGCGGAGCGCAGCTATGCCTTCGTCTCCACCGCGCTCTCGGCCGGGGTGCGGACGGTGCTGACCTGGGGCCTCGGGCAGAAATACTCCTGGCTGGCGACCAATCCGGCGGTGGCCCTGCCGGAGGGGCGCATCCATCGCGGCCTGCCGCTGGGCCCGGACGGGCAGCGCACCCCGATGTGGGACGCCCTGGCGCGCGCCTTCGCGGGGCGCTGACGCAAGCACATATGGCGCCAGGGCGGCGGGCGCCCTAGTGTGCCGCCACCATGCGCTATCTCTCCACGCGGGGCGAAGCCCCGGTTCGCGAATTCGAAGACGTGCTGCTGGCGGGCCTCGCCGAGGATGGCGGGCTCTTCCTGCCGGAATCCTGGCCGGAGCTGTCGGCGGATGAATGGCGCGCGCTGCGCGGCCTGCCCTATGCCGAGCTTTCGGCGAAGCTGATGGCCTATTTCACCGCCCCCGCCATTTCCGAGGCGGAGCTGCTGGTGATGACGCGCGCCGCCTATGCCGGCTTCGGCCATGCCGCCACGGCCCCGCTGGTGCAGCTGGAGCCCGGCATCTTCGCGCTGGAGCTGTTCCACGGCCCGACGCTGGCCTTCAAGGACATGGCCATGCAGCTGCTGGGGCGGCTGTTCGACCATGTGCTGGCCAAGCGGGGGGAGCGCATCACCATCGTCGGCGCCACTTCCGGCGATACCGGCAGCGCGGCCATCGAGGCCTGCCGGGACCGTGCCTCCATCGACATCGTCATCCTGCATCCGGAGGGGCGTACCAGCCCGGTGCAGCGGCGGCAGATGACCACCGTGCTCTCCTCCAATGTCCGCAACATCGCCGTCCAGGGCAGCTTTGACGACTGCCAGGACCTGGTGAAGGCGATGTTCAACGACGCGCCCTTCCGGCGGGAGATGAAGCTCTCGGCGGTGAATTCCATCAACTGGGCGCGCATCGCGGCGCAGATCCCCTATTACGCCTATGCCGCGCTGGCGCTGGGTGCGCCGGACCGGCCGGTCTC
This genomic window from Roseomonas marmotae contains:
- a CDS encoding acyl-ACP desaturase, yielding MKHWRIEQVAWDRFDPSRIEPGIVPLVKAAAMVEKNGVDYAKYLNGVFSDDPDFRQAADNWAVEEVQHGDALGQWAMLADPSWNFDDSFERYRNGYKIDVNADASIRGSRTGELIARCMVETGTSSYYTALGEATEEPVLKEICKLIAADEYRHFKLFYDHMKRYLAREKLSFLQRLRVAAGRIGESEDDELAFAFHCGNDAVGVPYDHNRCIAGYMGHAMGYYRYRHIERGMGMVFKSIGLQPRGRLSSLAAKGAWRLLCWRRDKFKREMVVANENLASRQRAAA
- the thrC gene encoding threonine synthase gives rise to the protein MRYLSTRGEAPVREFEDVLLAGLAEDGGLFLPESWPELSADEWRALRGLPYAELSAKLMAYFTAPAISEAELLVMTRAAYAGFGHAATAPLVQLEPGIFALELFHGPTLAFKDMAMQLLGRLFDHVLAKRGERITIVGATSGDTGSAAIEACRDRASIDIVILHPEGRTSPVQRRQMTTVLSSNVRNIAVQGSFDDCQDLVKAMFNDAPFRREMKLSAVNSINWARIAAQIPYYAYAALALGAPDRPVSFSVPTGNFGNVLAAWVARRMGLPIERLIIGANRNDILARFIASNDMSARPVEPSLSPSMDIQVSSNFERLLFELLDRDPKATAEIMTRFRAEGRMPVPDGAWKQATDLFDGFVLPDEGTLEEIRRLHTESAYLADPHTAIGTAAARAMRPEDRGIPVVVAATAHPAKFPDAVERATGFRPPLPARLADLHEREERFEVLPAELEAIEAAVKGHARRNAA
- a CDS encoding endo-1,4-beta-xylanase — translated: MGQPDRPGLGVLARGNGITFGTAVQGGLLSRDSDYASAIGREAAILVPEYEGKWGSLQPAEGRFDTGPLDSVLAWGRVHSRPVRGHALIWHQDLPDWTQRAMMESPQRARAVMEAHFGTVLGHTRQQIRDWDVVNEVIADPPGSDTPQTVGGDLRDTPWLRALGPSYIETALRMARERDPTLRLTLNEYGIEEDTPDAAEKRRRLLALVRDLLERNVPLDAIGLQAHLQLAKPFNPAVLSGFIKELRAAGLSVLVTELDVRETWDAPQDLAARDALVAERSYAFVSTALSAGVRTVLTWGLGQKYSWLATNPAVALPEGRIHRGLPLGPDGQRTPMWDALARAFAGR